One stretch of Chloroflexota bacterium DNA includes these proteins:
- a CDS encoding nicotinate phosphoribosyltransferase — protein MTGEDVVQRFEAADDVLTGQTADVYFERARAILRAEHLDPVVVMEVFARDGGILCGAAEVHAFLRRVLGPGNGHDPAPVLESLSDGDRFEPKEVVMRIEARYSAYGLYETAVLGTLAQSSGWATAARVVVEAAAPIPVVGFGARHVHPSVADQMDYASVVGGCIGASTPAGARLAGLSPTGTMPHALVLIFGDTVRAAEAFDRHIDPEVPRIVLVDTFKDEAEESLRVAEALGERLWGVRLDTPSERGRVTPDLVKEVRARLDLAGHQHVKIVVSGGLDAERIGQFKAAEAPVDSFAVGSAIADASPIDFTGDLKEIDGRPIAKRGRIPGRTANPRLQRLDLAG, from the coding sequence ATGACCGGCGAGGACGTGGTCCAGCGGTTCGAGGCGGCGGATGACGTGTTGACTGGACAGACCGCCGACGTCTATTTCGAGCGCGCCCGCGCCATCCTCCGCGCCGAGCATCTCGACCCGGTGGTGGTAATGGAGGTCTTCGCGCGGGACGGGGGGATCCTGTGTGGCGCCGCCGAGGTCCATGCTTTTCTCCGTCGCGTGCTGGGCCCCGGCAACGGCCACGACCCGGCTCCGGTGCTCGAGTCCCTGTCGGACGGCGACCGGTTCGAGCCCAAGGAGGTCGTCATGCGGATCGAGGCCCGCTACTCGGCCTACGGCCTGTATGAGACGGCGGTGCTGGGCACCCTGGCCCAATCCTCCGGCTGGGCCACCGCGGCCCGGGTGGTCGTGGAGGCGGCGGCCCCGATCCCGGTCGTCGGATTCGGGGCGCGCCACGTCCATCCCAGCGTGGCCGACCAGATGGACTACGCCAGCGTGGTCGGCGGCTGCATCGGTGCTTCCACGCCGGCTGGCGCGCGACTGGCGGGCCTGTCACCGACCGGCACCATGCCCCACGCCCTGGTCCTCATCTTCGGAGACACGGTTCGGGCCGCGGAAGCCTTCGACCGCCACATCGATCCGGAGGTCCCGCGCATTGTCCTGGTCGACACCTTCAAGGACGAAGCCGAGGAGTCGCTCCGCGTGGCCGAGGCCCTTGGGGAGCGGCTGTGGGGCGTCCGGCTCGACACGCCCTCCGAGCGCGGCCGCGTCACGCCGGACCTCGTCAAGGAGGTCCGGGCCCGCCTCGACCTGGCCGGCCACCAGCACGTCAAGATCGTGGTGTCGGGCGGGTTGGACGCCGAGCGCATCGGTCAGTTCAAGGCAGCCGAGGCGCCGGTCGACTCCTTCGCGGTGGGCTCCGCCATCGCTGACGCCAGCCCCATCGACTTCACCGGCGACCTCAAGGAGATCGACGGCCGGCCGATTGCCAAGCGCGGGCGGATCCCGGGCCGGACGGCCAACCCCCGCCTGCAGCGCCTCGACCTGGCCGGTTAG
- a CDS encoding NUDIX hydrolase, whose protein sequence is MEERTLRTRRVFEGRLLKVRVDDVAMADGRPAQREIIEHPGAVAILAWDGERLAAVRQWRQAAGGLTLELPAGTRDPDEAPRRTAERELAEECGLAAATWEPGPGFWTAPGFCTEFLTLWLATDLHPVSVAGPEDESLELVWLTLDQALAAVADGTINDAKSLVGIYWLARRQGRG, encoded by the coding sequence ATGGAGGAGCGGACCCTGCGCACGCGGCGGGTGTTCGAGGGCCGGCTGCTGAAGGTGCGGGTCGACGACGTGGCCATGGCCGATGGCCGGCCCGCGCAGCGCGAGATCATCGAGCATCCAGGGGCGGTGGCCATCCTGGCCTGGGACGGTGAGCGGTTGGCGGCGGTCCGACAATGGCGCCAGGCGGCGGGAGGCCTGACCCTCGAGCTCCCCGCCGGCACGCGGGACCCGGACGAAGCTCCGCGGCGCACCGCCGAGCGGGAGCTGGCCGAGGAATGCGGCCTGGCGGCGGCGACCTGGGAGCCGGGGCCCGGGTTCTGGACCGCCCCCGGCTTCTGCACCGAGTTCCTGACCCTGTGGCTGGCCACCGACCTGCACCCGGTCAGCGTCGCCGGCCCGGAGGACGAATCGCTCGAGCTCGTGTGGCTGACCCTTGATCAGGCGCTGGCCGCCGTCGCCGACGGGACGATTAACGATGCGAAGTCGCTGGTCGGGATCTACTGGCTGGCGCGGCGGCAGGGGCGGGGCTAA
- a CDS encoding ABC transporter ATP-binding protein: MITVEGLERRFGVVTALRDVSFTVPAGQIYGLLGPNGAGKTTTVRILAGLIAPSAGRVRVVDLELGRDNPQIRSLTGILTESPGLHDRLTARQNLTYYARLYGLTDAALRVAVDRYLAVVGLTDAADRRVGGYSKGMRQRVAIARALLHEPRVIYLDEPTSALDPEAAKSIRELVVTLRDEGRSIVLCTHNLDEAERVCDRIGILNGRLLAEGTPAELRRRGRAAATRVALDGGSVDGSVLAAALGSLPYVRNARAEGGDLWVELAEPRRDTPELVRELVTRGARVLAVAEDVASLEQVYLELVGERGERDPEGARAA, translated from the coding sequence GTGATTACGGTTGAAGGTCTGGAGCGACGATTCGGGGTCGTCACCGCGCTGCGGGACGTGTCCTTCACGGTGCCCGCGGGCCAGATCTACGGGCTGCTGGGCCCCAATGGCGCGGGCAAGACGACCACGGTCCGGATCCTGGCCGGCCTGATCGCGCCCAGCGCCGGCAGGGTGCGCGTGGTGGACCTCGAGCTCGGTCGCGACAACCCGCAGATCCGATCCCTGACCGGGATCCTGACCGAGAGCCCCGGCCTCCACGACCGGCTGACCGCGCGCCAGAACCTGACGTATTACGCGCGCCTATACGGCTTGACCGATGCCGCCCTGCGCGTGGCGGTGGACCGCTACCTGGCCGTGGTCGGCTTGACCGATGCCGCCGACCGGCGGGTCGGCGGCTACTCCAAGGGCATGCGCCAACGGGTGGCGATCGCCCGGGCCCTGCTCCACGAGCCGCGGGTGATCTACCTTGACGAGCCAACCAGCGCGCTGGACCCTGAGGCCGCCAAGTCGATTCGCGAGCTGGTCGTCACCCTGCGCGACGAGGGACGCTCGATCGTCCTGTGCACCCACAACCTGGACGAGGCGGAACGGGTGTGTGATCGGATCGGGATCTTGAACGGGCGGTTGCTGGCCGAGGGGACGCCCGCGGAGCTGCGCCGCCGCGGCCGGGCCGCGGCCACCCGGGTCGCGCTGGACGGTGGCTCGGTTGACGGCTCGGTCCTGGCGGCTGCACTCGGTTCGCTGCCCTACGTCCGGAACGCGCGGGCCGAGGGCGGCGACCTGTGGGTGGAGCTCGCCGAACCCCGGCGCGACACACCGGAGCTGGTGCGTGAGCTGGTGACCCGCGGGGCTCGGGTCCTGGCGGTGGCCGAGGACGTCGCCAGCCTGGAGCAGGTCTACCTGGAGCTGGTCGGCGAGCGGGGCGAACGCGACCCGGAGGGCGCTCGTGCGGCTTAG
- a CDS encoding ABC transporter permease, with protein sequence MRLSLVATVFGKEWREIGSNRLLLAAVAAPAVIFAAIPIAIVGFIEVNDLDVNQLGQIAVMLAAFPDLPPTLAAQGFIVTNFMAYFLLIPAMVPIAIASQSVIGERQARSLEPQLATPIEVSELLAGKTIAAALPAVLATWAVWVAYGLINGAIADPRLLRMVFSPQWMVAMATLVPLICVLSVLLGVIVSSRVSDPRTAQQFGAFVVLPIIAIAVAQFLGGQATFTMSQVLVGDLVVTGLIGALLIIGSWAFDREEILTRLG encoded by the coding sequence GTGCGGCTTAGCCTGGTGGCCACCGTCTTCGGCAAGGAGTGGCGCGAGATCGGGTCCAACCGGCTGCTGCTGGCTGCCGTCGCCGCCCCGGCCGTCATCTTCGCCGCTATTCCGATCGCCATCGTGGGCTTCATCGAGGTCAACGACCTGGATGTGAACCAGCTGGGCCAGATCGCGGTCATGCTCGCCGCCTTCCCCGACCTGCCGCCCACGCTGGCGGCCCAGGGCTTCATCGTCACCAACTTCATGGCCTACTTCCTGCTCATCCCGGCCATGGTGCCCATCGCGATTGCCTCGCAATCGGTCATCGGTGAGCGGCAGGCGCGATCCCTGGAGCCGCAGCTCGCCACCCCGATCGAGGTCTCTGAGCTGCTCGCCGGCAAGACCATCGCGGCCGCCTTGCCGGCCGTCCTCGCCACCTGGGCGGTGTGGGTTGCCTACGGCCTCATCAACGGGGCGATTGCCGACCCGCGCCTGCTGCGGATGGTGTTCAGTCCGCAGTGGATGGTGGCCATGGCCACCCTCGTCCCGCTCATCTGCGTGCTGTCGGTCCTGCTGGGCGTCATCGTCAGCTCGCGGGTCAGCGACCCCCGGACCGCCCAGCAGTTCGGCGCCTTCGTGGTCCTGCCCATCATCGCCATCGCGGTGGCCCAGTTCCTGGGAGGGCAGGCAACCTTCACCATGAGCCAGGTCCTCGTCGGCGACCTGGTGGTCACGGGCCTGATCGGGGCCCTTTTGATCATCGGCTCATGGGCCTTTGACCGGGAGGAGATTCTCACCCGCCTCGGCTGA
- a CDS encoding RDD family protein, translating into MTPATPGPQTPPPGWAAPPEAPAGPAQGLRYAGFWVRFVAFILDAIVLAVLTAALAPLIGGGGGMVDFENGVYNVNYGANAIVLLIDLVYFVGFWTWRGQSPGMIPFNMRIVLAADGGKVDVVRALLRYVGLLISIAVLFLGVIWVAFDRRKQGWHDKIAGTVVVRPT; encoded by the coding sequence ATGACCCCTGCAACGCCCGGGCCACAGACCCCGCCCCCGGGCTGGGCCGCTCCGCCCGAGGCCCCCGCCGGGCCCGCCCAGGGTCTCCGGTACGCCGGCTTCTGGGTCCGGTTCGTGGCCTTCATCCTGGACGCCATCGTCTTGGCTGTGCTCACGGCGGCGTTGGCGCCGCTCATCGGCGGCGGCGGCGGCATGGTCGACTTCGAGAACGGCGTATACAACGTCAACTACGGCGCCAACGCCATCGTCCTCCTCATCGACCTCGTCTATTTCGTTGGCTTCTGGACCTGGCGTGGCCAGAGCCCGGGCATGATCCCGTTCAACATGCGGATCGTGCTGGCCGCCGACGGCGGTAAGGTCGACGTCGTCCGCGCGCTGCTCCGCTACGTCGGGCTGCTCATCAGCATCGCGGTCCTGTTCCTGGGCGTGATCTGGGTGGCATTCGACCGCCGCAAGCAGGGTTGGCACGACAAGATCGCGGGAACCGTGGTCGTGCGCCCCACCTGA
- a CDS encoding CAP domain-containing protein: MRSAPNAPRRQPNVLLRATGLAGTALMAAALLVWSGPATASGWNQATAEATLWQLLNGTRANNGLNVLVQHGTLVSIARWRSQDMIQRSYFDHTVLGTGYQVYHWYDLNGLSYSLGGENIAWNNGYSDADSPVAAHNGFMNSPGHRANILGGSWTHGGVGAWAADNVQFLGSLRSPRVYTELFMAAAGSAPPPPPPSGGGGGGGGGGGGGGGGGGGVAYQPAPAPTLPPRIVPAPVRPTSAEPLDGSGSLVHVASLNVPNRALAGLDTRGAPIQPPAVASLRVEAAGPADQGVFETLLGALIGFVFG; this comes from the coding sequence ATGCGCTCAGCGCCCAATGCGCCTCGGCGTCAACCGAACGTCCTCCTTCGCGCCACCGGGCTGGCGGGCACGGCCCTCATGGCTGCTGCGCTCCTGGTCTGGTCGGGTCCTGCGACCGCCAGCGGCTGGAACCAGGCGACGGCCGAGGCGACGCTGTGGCAGCTCCTGAACGGCACTCGAGCCAACAACGGGCTCAATGTGCTGGTCCAGCACGGGACCCTGGTCTCGATCGCACGCTGGCGCAGCCAGGACATGATCCAGCGCAGCTACTTCGACCATACCGTCCTGGGCACCGGATATCAGGTGTACCACTGGTATGACCTCAACGGGCTGAGCTATTCCCTGGGCGGCGAGAACATCGCCTGGAACAACGGCTACTCGGATGCCGACTCGCCTGTGGCCGCGCACAACGGTTTCATGAACTCCCCCGGCCATCGCGCCAATATCCTGGGTGGCAGCTGGACCCATGGTGGCGTCGGCGCATGGGCTGCTGACAACGTGCAGTTCCTCGGATCCCTCCGCAGCCCGCGGGTGTACACCGAGCTCTTCATGGCCGCCGCCGGCTCGGCTCCTCCCCCTCCGCCGCCGTCAGGCGGGGGCGGTGGCGGCGGTGGCGGTGGCGGTGGTGGTGGTGGTGGCGGAGGCGGCGTTGCCTACCAGCCGGCCCCGGCACCCACGCTCCCTCCCCGCATCGTGCCGGCCCCTGTGCGCCCTACTTCGGCTGAACCCCTCGACGGGAGCGGCAGCCTGGTTCATGTGGCGTCGCTGAACGTCCCGAACCGGGCCTTGGCCGGCCTCGACACCCGCGGCGCGCCGATCCAGCCACCGGCCGTCGCCAGTCTGCGGGTCGAGGCCGCTGGTCCCGCCGACCAGGGCGTGTTCGAGACGCTCCTGGGAGCCTTAATCGGGTTCGTCTTCGGCTGA
- a CDS encoding ABC transporter ATP-binding protein, whose translation MTAILEAQDLVKRYPVGDGQVDALRGVSLAVERGEFVAIMGASGSGKSTLLHLLGGLDKPTAGQVVIDGVNISTLDDEQATLTRRDKTGFVFQFFNLIPLLTVRENVALPFLIGGESVHERRQRVDELLAMVGLEGKADHAPDQLSAGEQQRVALARALATEPALLLADEPTGNLDYTSGGEILDLLWRSCVQLGQTIVLVTHEARAAAYADRVLVVRDGQILDQIELGRRPDHDPGELLTRLALLGL comes from the coding sequence ATGACGGCCATCCTGGAGGCCCAAGACCTCGTCAAGCGCTACCCGGTCGGGGATGGCCAGGTGGACGCCCTGCGCGGAGTCAGCCTGGCGGTGGAGCGCGGAGAGTTCGTGGCCATCATGGGAGCCTCCGGATCGGGCAAATCCACCCTCCTCCACCTGCTCGGTGGCCTCGACAAGCCCACCGCGGGCCAGGTTGTCATCGACGGCGTGAACATCAGCACCCTCGACGATGAGCAGGCGACGCTGACCCGGCGCGACAAGACCGGCTTCGTGTTCCAGTTCTTCAACCTCATCCCGCTGCTGACGGTGCGGGAAAACGTGGCCCTCCCGTTCCTGATCGGCGGAGAGTCGGTGCATGAGCGCCGCCAGCGCGTGGATGAGCTGCTGGCCATGGTTGGCCTGGAAGGCAAGGCCGATCACGCGCCCGACCAGCTGTCGGCCGGGGAGCAGCAACGAGTGGCCCTGGCCCGTGCGCTGGCTACCGAGCCGGCCCTCCTGCTGGCGGACGAACCAACGGGCAACCTGGATTACACGAGCGGAGGCGAGATCCTCGATCTGCTCTGGCGCTCCTGCGTTCAGCTGGGCCAGACCATCGTGCTGGTGACCCACGAAGCTCGCGCGGCGGCGTATGCGGACCGCGTACTGGTGGTGCGTGACGGGCAGATCCTGGATCAGATCGAGCTGGGGCGCCGGCCTGACCACGACCCGGGTGAGCTCCTGACCCGCCTGGCCCTGCTCGGCCTCTGA
- a CDS encoding FtsX-like permease family protein, with amino-acid sequence MRLSAIAWRSLTARPARTALTGMGVALGVALVAGTLLTADAATRAVAEAARDLYGEADLRVRAFDDDGLRAGSVEAIRVIPGVAISAPLAERRLTLSTQPGPDEQVFTLSAVGVDPVAEAALGRPSLTAGVPLDADRPNGALVAAQWAADHRLGLGDELLLTGARLDTPPLTIVGLLANSGFGAQAGGSVLLVARDTLNAAFEVISPVTAVDVAVAEGRMSEVEAGLDRNLTEPFVVETVADAEAAFERAQAGFAGIAFLLGLVALSAGAFLVANTLAMTLSERTREIGLLRAAGTTGRQVRGLVIRQGLALGLFGSALGLPIGVGIGALLVNAVAATRAALVVDLALNPAVLAFAFGLGMAVTLLAAWVPAAEAARVSPLEALRPTHRPGRSLWIRLRWIVAAELVVVAAGFVLYPLERGAPPFLATLLAVGVLIGGAVATAFMLEPLGRLVGAPFERLFGAQGLLGRANLGRHRARTGLSVAALTVALAAVVTLGTTAASARGTAERWVQSILPGGHAIRLTIPSSIDFLQDTIASTPGTFSASPVPEFGVVVTTPDGDHEAGVAGIDPSVWQDAGALIVVEADRAAAFEALRAGGAVLLPESFAAQAGLGTGDRIHLAIPGGPATDLTVAGLVAYSLPGRSGEGALLISLADARTTFGAELATIWAMVPQPAIGEAAYRVLVAEKAAELAGEALTANVLAEQLSRSLDRLLGLFDALALLAVVIGGLGIVNTLTLGVSERTREIAVLRAHGMTVGQVEGMVVTEAAIMGTVGGLVAAVAGVAVTGLLVTLAPRDFAAGLVIPWPLVIAVVLLGLGVACLAGLYPARLAGNRPVLASLKHFE; translated from the coding sequence ATGCGCCTGTCCGCCATCGCCTGGAGGAGCCTGACCGCCCGACCGGCGCGAACCGCGCTCACTGGCATGGGCGTCGCGCTCGGCGTGGCGCTCGTGGCCGGCACCCTCCTGACGGCCGATGCGGCCACCCGGGCCGTTGCGGAGGCCGCCCGGGACCTGTACGGCGAGGCGGACCTGCGGGTCCGCGCGTTCGACGACGACGGCCTGCGCGCCGGGTCGGTGGAGGCCATTCGGGTCATCCCCGGGGTGGCCATCAGCGCTCCGCTGGCCGAGCGTCGCCTGACCCTGTCCACCCAACCGGGCCCCGATGAGCAGGTCTTCACCCTTTCGGCGGTGGGGGTCGACCCGGTGGCCGAGGCAGCCCTCGGCCGTCCCAGCCTCACGGCCGGCGTGCCCCTGGACGCCGACCGCCCCAACGGTGCCCTGGTGGCCGCACAGTGGGCCGCCGATCACCGCCTCGGCCTGGGCGACGAGCTGCTCCTGACCGGCGCCCGGCTCGACACGCCGCCCCTCACCATCGTCGGCCTGCTCGCCAACAGCGGCTTCGGGGCGCAGGCCGGGGGATCGGTCCTCCTGGTTGCCCGAGACACGCTGAACGCCGCCTTCGAGGTCATATCACCGGTCACGGCGGTGGACGTGGCTGTCGCCGAGGGCCGGATGTCCGAGGTCGAAGCGGGGCTGGATCGGAATCTGACGGAGCCGTTCGTGGTCGAGACGGTCGCGGACGCCGAGGCTGCCTTCGAGCGCGCGCAGGCCGGGTTTGCGGGCATCGCCTTCCTGCTCGGTTTGGTGGCGCTGAGCGCCGGGGCCTTCCTGGTGGCCAACACGCTGGCCATGACCCTGTCAGAGCGAACCCGCGAGATCGGCCTGTTGCGAGCCGCGGGAACCACGGGTCGTCAGGTGCGCGGCCTCGTCATCCGCCAGGGCCTGGCGCTGGGGCTGTTCGGATCCGCCCTGGGGCTGCCCATCGGGGTCGGGATCGGAGCGCTCCTGGTCAACGCTGTTGCCGCGACACGAGCCGCACTCGTGGTTGACCTGGCCCTGAACCCGGCCGTGCTCGCGTTCGCGTTCGGGCTAGGGATGGCCGTCACGCTGCTGGCGGCCTGGGTCCCCGCCGCGGAAGCGGCTCGAGTCAGCCCGCTCGAGGCCCTCCGCCCCACCCACCGCCCAGGTCGCAGCCTCTGGATCAGGCTGCGCTGGATCGTCGCCGCTGAGCTGGTCGTGGTGGCTGCCGGTTTCGTCCTCTATCCACTCGAACGTGGCGCGCCACCGTTCCTGGCCACGCTGCTGGCCGTTGGGGTGCTGATCGGCGGAGCGGTCGCGACGGCGTTCATGCTGGAACCGCTGGGGAGGCTGGTCGGGGCACCGTTCGAGCGCCTGTTCGGCGCCCAGGGGTTGCTGGGACGCGCCAATCTGGGCCGGCACCGGGCGCGGACGGGGCTGAGCGTGGCGGCCCTGACGGTGGCCCTTGCGGCGGTGGTCACCCTCGGCACGACGGCCGCCTCGGCCCGTGGGACGGCGGAGCGTTGGGTTCAGTCCATCCTCCCCGGCGGACACGCCATCCGGCTCACCATCCCGTCGTCCATCGACTTCCTCCAGGACACGATCGCGTCCACCCCCGGGACGTTCTCGGCCAGCCCGGTCCCCGAGTTCGGTGTTGTGGTCACCACCCCGGATGGTGACCACGAGGCAGGCGTCGCCGGGATCGATCCGTCGGTCTGGCAGGACGCCGGTGCCCTGATCGTGGTGGAGGCGGACCGGGCCGCGGCGTTCGAGGCCCTCCGCGCCGGCGGAGCGGTTCTCCTCCCCGAGTCATTCGCCGCGCAGGCGGGCTTGGGCACCGGGGATCGGATCCACCTCGCCATCCCGGGTGGCCCCGCCACCGATCTGACGGTGGCCGGGCTGGTCGCCTACTCGCTACCCGGCCGATCGGGCGAGGGGGCGCTCCTCATCAGCTTGGCGGATGCGCGCACCACGTTCGGCGCCGAGCTGGCGACCATCTGGGCCATGGTTCCCCAGCCCGCGATTGGCGAGGCAGCTTATAGAGTGTTGGTGGCCGAAAAGGCCGCCGAGCTGGCCGGCGAAGCGCTGACGGCGAACGTGCTGGCCGAACAACTGTCGCGCTCATTGGATCGGCTGCTCGGGCTGTTCGACGCCCTGGCCTTGCTGGCCGTGGTCATCGGCGGATTGGGCATCGTCAACACCCTGACCCTGGGCGTGTCCGAGCGGACGCGGGAGATTGCCGTGCTCCGGGCCCACGGCATGACCGTGGGCCAGGTCGAAGGCATGGTCGTGACCGAGGCTGCGATCATGGGCACGGTGGGCGGCCTCGTGGCCGCCGTCGCGGGTGTCGCCGTCACCGGCCTGCTCGTCACTCTCGCTCCCCGAGATTTCGCGGCCGGGCTGGTCATCCCCTGGCCGCTCGTGATCGCGGTGGTCCTGCTCGGATTGGGCGTCGCCTGCCTGGCCGGGCTGTACCCGGCGCGACTGGCCGGCAATCGGCCAGTCCTGGCCAGCCTGAAGCACTTCGAGTAG
- a CDS encoding PPC domain-containing DNA-binding protein, which translates to MTERTWEASAGRTFIGRLEKGSDLVAEIERICTDRAVSAAWVSVIGAVQRAAFAYYHQSDLRYLELSSDTHHEIVGFIGNVSLRDGKPFLHAHATFADEHGACVGGHLLRGIEVFVAEFEIRETLGVDLVRTYDEEFGLALW; encoded by the coding sequence ATGACCGAGCGCACCTGGGAGGCCTCCGCGGGCCGGACGTTCATCGGTCGATTGGAGAAGGGGAGCGACCTCGTCGCCGAGATCGAGCGGATCTGCACCGATCGGGCCGTCTCGGCTGCGTGGGTCAGCGTCATCGGCGCGGTGCAGCGCGCGGCGTTCGCGTACTACCACCAGAGTGACTTGAGGTATCTCGAGCTGTCCTCCGACACGCACCACGAGATCGTGGGCTTCATCGGCAACGTCAGCCTGCGCGACGGCAAGCCATTCCTCCACGCTCACGCCACCTTCGCCGATGAGCACGGGGCCTGCGTGGGCGGGCACCTGCTGCGGGGGATCGAGGTCTTCGTGGCCGAGTTCGAGATCCGCGAGACGCTCGGCGTGGATCTCGTCCGGACCTACGACGAGGAGTTCGGCCTGGCGCTGTGGTGA
- a CDS encoding APC family permease encodes MSSRRPLEPPTGSSGSQVDPMLEVRERRRGQRPGDAYVRIVRPFEDEFEHGEEGQLIASERANAPATPFGRWVQGVRGFLFGRPISSEHEGHERLSKVKALAVFSSDNISSSAYGPEEIMRVLAFAGVGALVLTIPLAGLIIIMLAIVTLSYRQTIKAYPQGASSYIVASDNLGDRMGILAASALLIGYVVTVAVSISAGVAAMTSIVPEIYPYRVIISVVLVGLLMIGNLRGIRESGTIFMAPTYLYIVVMLGIIGYGVALSISGQMPAYVPPAEWVAAIEPSAQVLGLFLILRAFSQGAVALTGVEAVSDGVPAFKSPEWRNARTTLTWAAAIFAVLFIGIAYLATTIGIVPDPNEEQTVLSLMVRHLVGDGWILILAQVATALLLVLAANTSFADFPRLSSFLARDGFMPRQFAFRGERLAFTTGIVALSGMAGILLIMFSASVSGLIPLYTLGVFIAFTLSQGGMFVRWYRRREPGWARGMAINGLGTATTAVVAVVVATSNFFQGSWLVIVLVPILMAILFGIRRHYRTHDAVVSLVATDDGSGSVAAERLPEPIVIVPIARLDRTAMHAIAFANSISRDATAVHITNDPRDADELRRQWPAVGGTTELVVVESPYRALIGPLVRYMDALQAQAPDRPIMVVLSEVVPRHWWENLLHNQTSLRLKLRLFGRKNTIVADVPYHRPD; translated from the coding sequence ATGAGTAGCCGACGTCCGCTCGAACCGCCCACCGGATCGAGCGGCTCTCAAGTCGATCCCATGCTCGAGGTGCGCGAGCGGCGCCGCGGCCAGCGGCCGGGCGACGCATACGTGCGGATTGTGCGCCCGTTCGAGGATGAGTTCGAGCATGGCGAGGAGGGTCAGCTCATCGCCTCCGAGCGCGCGAACGCCCCGGCCACCCCATTCGGTCGCTGGGTCCAGGGGGTGCGCGGCTTCCTCTTCGGGCGCCCCATCTCCTCGGAGCACGAGGGACACGAGCGGCTGTCCAAGGTCAAGGCCCTGGCCGTGTTCAGCTCGGACAACATCAGCTCCAGCGCCTACGGCCCCGAGGAGATCATGCGGGTGCTGGCGTTCGCCGGCGTCGGGGCGCTGGTCCTCACCATCCCGTTGGCCGGCCTGATCATCATCATGCTGGCCATCGTCACCCTGTCCTACCGGCAGACGATCAAGGCCTACCCCCAGGGCGCCAGCAGCTACATCGTCGCCAGCGACAACCTGGGCGACAGGATGGGGATCCTCGCCGCCTCTGCGCTTCTGATCGGATACGTCGTCACGGTGGCGGTTTCGATCTCGGCCGGTGTGGCGGCCATGACCTCCATCGTGCCCGAGATCTATCCGTATCGGGTCATCATCAGCGTCGTGCTGGTTGGGCTGCTCATGATCGGCAACCTGCGCGGCATCCGGGAATCGGGGACGATCTTCATGGCCCCGACGTACCTGTACATCGTCGTCATGCTGGGCATCATCGGCTACGGCGTGGCGCTTTCGATATCAGGCCAGATGCCGGCTTACGTGCCACCCGCCGAGTGGGTGGCCGCCATCGAGCCATCGGCCCAGGTCCTGGGACTGTTCCTGATCCTGCGCGCGTTCTCGCAGGGGGCGGTGGCCCTGACCGGGGTCGAGGCGGTTTCCGATGGCGTGCCGGCGTTCAAGTCACCGGAATGGCGCAATGCGCGCACCACGCTGACCTGGGCGGCGGCCATCTTCGCCGTGCTGTTCATCGGGATCGCGTACCTCGCGACCACGATCGGCATCGTCCCCGACCCGAACGAGGAGCAGACCGTCCTGTCGCTGATGGTCCGTCATCTCGTGGGCGATGGATGGATCCTGATCCTGGCCCAGGTGGCAACGGCGCTACTGCTGGTCCTGGCCGCGAACACCAGTTTTGCCGACTTTCCACGACTGTCGTCGTTCCTGGCCCGCGACGGGTTCATGCCTCGCCAGTTCGCGTTCCGCGGTGAGCGCCTCGCGTTCACGACCGGCATCGTGGCCCTGTCGGGAATGGCCGGGATCCTGTTGATCATGTTCAGCGCCAGCGTGTCCGGCCTCATCCCGCTCTACACCCTGGGCGTGTTCATCGCGTTCACGCTGTCCCAGGGCGGCATGTTCGTGCGCTGGTACCGCCGTCGCGAACCCGGCTGGGCGCGCGGGATGGCGATCAACGGCTTGGGAACGGCCACCACCGCGGTCGTGGCCGTGGTCGTCGCCACCAGCAACTTCTTCCAAGGATCGTGGCTCGTCATCGTCCTGGTCCCGATCCTGATGGCAATCCTGTTCGGCATTCGGCGCCACTACCGGACTCACGATGCCGTCGTAAGCCTTGTGGCCACCGATGATGGGAGCGGTTCGGTAGCGGCGGAGCGCCTCCCGGAGCCGATCGTGATCGTGCCCATCGCTCGACTGGACCGCACGGCCATGCACGCCATTGCGTTCGCGAATTCGATCAGCCGCGATGCGACCGCGGTCCACATCACGAACGACCCGCGCGACGCGGACGAGCTCCGCCGCCAGTGGCCCGCCGTGGGCGGGACCACCGAGCTGGTCGTGGTCGAATCGCCGTATCGGGCCCTGATCGGGCCGCTGGTCCGCTACATGGATGCCCTGCAGGCCCAGGCCCCGGATCGGCCGATCATGGTCGTCCTGTCGGAGGTCGTCCCCCGCCACTGGTGGGAGAACCTGCTCCACAACCAGACCAGCCTGCGTCTCAAGCTGCGGCTGTTCGGACGCAAGAACACCATCGTGGCCGACGTGCCCTACCACCGCCCCGACTAG